The proteins below come from a single Mya arenaria isolate MELC-2E11 chromosome 8, ASM2691426v1 genomic window:
- the LOC128244357 gene encoding heat shock 70 kDa protein 12A-like — MGSAFSSPGNDAQELTEIKKKFPVVASIDFGTSFTGYAFKIRDNDDAKPSYANELEKKHEITCILFDADKNFDSYGRDALHKYSRLPQDKRDTFYFYRNFKTSLTLEGKHLKLADTASRNSIQPLCVFKGALDYLKRCVIKRVNEVIANPGAGAPIIEGDVMWVITFPTAWNDSYRAFMRESAMDAGMNFNNIRLVTEPEAASMYIRDRCIETKGNNVIEPLEPGAKYILVDLGAGTVDLCVHQIREDGNLMELCQAAGGPFGGAQVNFEFEELLKELFGNDCIQKLKTKQMFKYTKLLQEFEDEKLRFSSSTKEVVLNVDFVVQKFEERNTKSLNERISSGKFHGKLIYEKDTGLVMSDELMKDLFGKPLESIIPFIREKHDECSANNLDVQMLLLTGGFSDSDFVRDNINQAMESQHVQVVHFQDAKCSVMFGALKMGISPQSVIERRSRYTYGFYKKIPFDEKIHPQELKCDHEGIPQCDQVFHKLIEKGQIISYGQVFSRKSKTEYNKEKHKPRRASLWKSEKSDPKYCTKEENCTVIANIEIPAPSASGWPNMLRHEQQLIVLENELHFKFVDRTTGQEYEKFVNYVYES; from the coding sequence ATGGGATCAGCTTTCTCAAGTCCAGGCAACGATGCCCAAGAATTGACAGAGATAAAGAAGAAATTTCCCGTGGTAGCCTCTATTGATTTCGGAACTTCTTTTACTGGATATGCGTTTAAAATCAGGGACAATGACGACGCCAAGCCGAGCTACGCAAACGAACTTGAAAAGAAACACGAgataacatgtattttgttcgATGCTGACAAGAACTTCGATAGTTATGGCAGGGACGCCTTGCACAAATACAGCAGGTTGCCACAGGATAAAAgagatacattttatttctacaGAAACTTTAAAACTTCGCTGACTTTGGAAGGTAAACATCTGAAATTGGCTGACACAGCTTCGAGAAATTCCATCCAGCCATTGTGCGTTTTCAAGGGGGCTCTCGATTATTTGAAAAGGTGCGTAATAAAACGAGTCAATGAAGTCATTGCAAACCCCGGGGCTGGTGCACCAATCATTGAGGGCGATGTTATGTGGGTGATTACTTTCCCAACGGCATGGAATGATTCTTATAGAGCTTTTATGAGGGAATCGGCGATGGATGCAGGAATGAACTTCAACAACATACGGCTAGTTACCGAACCGGAAGCTGCCTCAATGTACATCCGCGATAGGTGCATTGAAACTAAGGGCAATAATGTTATTGAGCCCCTGGAACCTGGCGCTAAATACATCCTTGTTGACCTCGGCGCAGGAACGGTTGACCTTTGTGTGCATCAGATTCGCGAAGACGGAAACTTGATGGAGCTTTGCCAAGCGGCGGGGGGACCTTTCGGAGGAGCCCAAGTTAATTTCGAGTTCGAGGAGCTTCTTAAAGAATTGTTTGGTAACGATTGCATTCAAAAGTTGAAAacgaaacaaatgtttaaatacaccAAGCTGCTACAAGAATTTGAAGATGAAAAGCTACGTTTCAGCTCGTCGACGAAAGAAGTGGTATTAAATGTAGATTTTGTTGTTCAAAAGTTTGAGGAGCGTAACACAAAATCTTTGAACGAGCGAATTTCCTCCGGAAAGTTTCACGGTAAGCTCATTTACGAAAAAGATACTGGATTAGTTATGTCCGATGAATTGATGAAAGATCTTTTTGGAAAACCGCTAGAAAGTATCATCCCGTTTATTCGAGAAAAACATGACGAATGTTCTGCCAACAACTTAGATGTGCAGATGCTTCTCTTAACAGGTGGTTTTTCAGATTCCGACTTTGTTAGAGACAACATAAATCAAGCGATGGAAAGCCAACATGTTCAGGTCGTTCACTTTCAAGACGCTAAATGCTCGGTTATGTTTGGAGCGCTTAAGATGGGTATTTCACCTCAATCTGTCATAGAGAGGCGTTCGAGATACACATATGGATTCTACAAAAAGATACCGTTCGATGAGAAAATCCATCCACAAGAATTGAAATGTGACCATGAAGGAATCCCACAATGTGATCAAGTATTTCACAAACTGATTGAAAAGGGACAAATCATTAGTTATGGTCAGGTGTTTTCGAGAAAATCAAAAACAGAGTACAACAAAGAGAAACACAAACCACGGCGTGCATCgctgtggaagtctgaaaaatCTGATCCAAAGTACTGCACAAAGGAGGAAAATTGCACTGTTATTGCAAACATAGAAATACCGGCACCTTCTGCGAGTGGATGGCCCAACATGTTGCGCCATGAACAACAACTGATTGTTTTGGAAAACGAATTACATTTCAAGTTTGTCGATAGGACTACAGGACAAGAGTATGAAAAGTTTGTGAACTATGTATACGAGTCATAA
- the LOC128242657 gene encoding heat shock 70 kDa protein 12A-like, whose protein sequence is MLTITDSYGKDALQKYTRLSPAERDKVYFYRNFKTSLTVEGKHLKLADTASRHAIDPLCVFKGALDYLKRCVIKRVNEVISNPGAGAPIIEGDVMWVITFPTAWNDSYRAFMRESAMNAGMNVNNIRLVTEPEAASMYIRDMCIQTKGNKNITPLEPGAKYFLVDIGAGTVDLCVHEVLKKGNLMELYPAAGAHFGGSNVNFQFEELLKELFGNECIQMMKRNKMFKYFNLLQEFEDKKRQFDPSAKDVVLSVEFVVQEFEEHSTESMNERISSGKFHNKLKYEKDTGLVISGELMKDLFGKPLENIISFIEEKHAECSANNIRVEMLLLTGGFSDSGYARGKIIKAMEKRNVKVVHFQDAKCSVMFGALKMGISPQSVIKRRSRYTYGFYKKIPFNEKIHPQELKCDHEGIPQCDRVFHKLIEKGQIISYGQVFSRKSKADYNKEKHKTRLTSLWKSDKADPKYCTKEEQCSVVATIEIPPPRSGWPSVLHHEQQLIVLENEFQLKFVNKITGQEHEMLVNYVY, encoded by the coding sequence ATGCTGACAATAACTGATAGTTATGGCAAGGACGCTTTGCAAAAATACACCAGGCTGTCACCAGCTGAAAGAGATAAAGTTTATTTCTACAGAAACTTTAAAACTTCGCTGACCGTCGAAGGTAAACATCTAAAATTGGCAGACACAGCTTCGAGACATGCCATCGATCCATTGTGCGTGTTCAAGGGGGCTCTCGATTATTTGAAAAGGTGCGTAATAAAACGAGTCAATGAAGTCATTTCAAACCCCGGTGCTGGTGCACCAATTATTGAGGGCGATGTTATGTGGGTGATAACTTTCCCAACGGCATGGAATGATTCTTATAGAGCTTTTATGAGGGAATCGGCGATGAATGCAGGAATGAACGTCAACAACATACGGCTAGTTACCGAACCGGAAGCTGCCTCAATGTACATCCGCGATATGTGTATTCAAACTAAGGGCAATAAGAATATTACGCCCCTGGAACCTGGCGCAAAATATTTCCTTGTTGACATCGGCGCAGGAACGGTTGACCTTTGTGTGCACGAGGTTCTCAAAAAGGGAAACTTGATGGAGCTTTATCCAGCGGCTGGGGCGCATTTCGGAGGATCCAATGTTAATTTCCAGTTCGAGGAGCTTCTTAAAGAACTGTTTGGAAACGAGTGCATTCAAATGATGAAAaggaataaaatgtttaaatacttcAATTTACTGCAAGAATTTGAAGATAAAAAGCGACAGTTTGACCCGTCGGCGAAAGACGTTGTATTGAGTGTAGAGTTTGTTGTTCAAGAGTTTGAAGAGCATTCCACAGAATCTATGAACGAGCGAATTTCCTCCGGAAAGTTTCACAATAAGCTTAAATACGAGAAAGATACGGGGTTAGTTATTTCCGGTGAATTGATGAAAGATCTTTTTGGAAAACCGCTAGAAAATATTATCTCGTTCATTGAAGAAAAACATGCCGAATGTTCTGCCAACAACATACGTGTGGAGATGCTTCTCTTGACAGGTGGTTTTTCAGATTCCGGCTACGCTAGAGGCAAGATTATTAAAGCGATGGAAAAGCGAAATGTTAAAGTCGTTCACTTTCAAGACGCTAAATGCTCAGTTATGTTTGGAGCGCTGAAGATGGGGATTTCACCTCAATCCGTCATAAAGAGGCGTTCGAGATATACATACGGATTCTACAAAAAGATACCGTTCAATGAGAAAATCCATCCGCAAGAATTGAAATGCGACCATGAAGGAATCCCACAATGTGATCGAGTATTTCACAAACTGATTGAAAAGGGACAAATTATTAGTTATGGTCAGGTGTTTTCGAGAAAATCGAAAGCGGACTACAACAAAGAGAAACACAAAACGAGATTAACATCTCTTTGGAAGTCTGATAAAGCGGATCCAAAGTACTGCACAAAGGAGGAACAATGCAGCGTTGTTGCAACCATTGAAATACCACCTCCTAGGAGCGGGTGGCCCAGTGTTTTGCATCATGAACAACAACTGATTGTATTGGAAAATGAATTTCAGTTGAAATTTGTCAACAAGATTACCGGACAAGAGCATGAAATGCTTGTCAACTATGTATATTAG
- the LOC128244358 gene encoding heat shock 70 kDa protein 12A-like — MGQKQSRQRAKADNDGQELTRQEKKFPVVASIDFGTCFTGYAFKIRDNDDAKPSYANELEKKNELTCILFGADKKFDSYGRDALHKYSRLSPAERDKAYFYRNFKTSLNVEDKHLKLADTPSRHAIDPLCVFKGALDYLKRCVLNRVNEVIKPGFGAPIIEGDVMWVITFPTAWNDSYRAFMRKSAMDAGMNFNNIRLVTEPEAASMYIRERCIETKGNNAIEPLEPGAKYFLVDLGAGTVDLCVHQILEDGNLIELYPAAGAPFGGSNVNFQFEELLKELFGNDCIQRLKDEQMFKYNKLLQDFEDVKLRFSSTTKEVVLSVDFVVQKFEEHNAESLNERISSGKFHSKLNYEKDSGLVMSDELMKDLFAKPLENIISFIEEKHAECSANNLDVQMLLLTGGFSDSDYVRDNIFIAMKGRNVRVVHFQDAKCSVMFGALKMGISPQSVIKRRSRYTYGFYKKILFDEKIHPQELKCDHEGITQCDRVFHKLIEKGQIISYGQVFSRESKTDYNKENHKTRFTSLWKSDKTDPKYCTKEEQCSVVATIKIQLPRSGWPSVLQHEQQLIVLENEFQLKFVNKITGQEHEMHVNFVY, encoded by the coding sequence ATGGGACAAAAACAATCCAGACAAAGAGCTAAAGCCGACAACGATGGTCAAGAATTGACAAGGCAAGAAAAGAAGTTTCCTGTGGTTGCCTCTATTGATTTCGGAACTTGTTTTACTGGATATGCGTTTAAAATCAGGGACAATGACGACGCAAAGCCGAGCTACGCAAACGAACTTGAAAAGAAAAACGAgcttacatgtattttgttcgGTGCTGACAAGAAATTTGATAGTTATGGCAGGGACGCCTTGCACAAATACAGCAGGTTGTCACCAGCTGAAAGAGATAAAGCTTATTTCTACAGAAACTTTAAAACTTCGCTGAATGTGGAAGATAAACATCTAAAGTTGGCAGACACACCTTCGAGACATGCCATCGATCCATTGTGCGTGTTCAAGGGGGCTCttgattatttgaaaagatGCGTTTTAAATCGAGTAAATGAAGTCATAAAGCCCGGGTTTGGTGCACCAATTATTGAGGGCGATGTTATGTGGGTGATAACTTTCCCAACGGCATGGAATGATTCTTATAGAGCTTTTATGAGGAAGTCGGCGATGGATGCAGGAATGAACTTCAACAACATACGACTAGTTACCGAACCGGAAGCTGCCTCAATGTACATTCGCGAAAGGTGCATTGAAACTAAGGGTAATAATGCTATTGAACCCCTGGAACCGGGCGCAAAATACTTCCTTGTTGACCTCGGCGCAGGAACGGTTGACCTTTGTGTGCACCAGATTCTCGAAGACGGAAACTTGATTGAGCTTTACCCAGCGGCTGGAGCACCTTTCGGAGGATCCAATGTTAATTTCCAGTTCGAGGAGCTGCTTAAAGAATTGTTTGGTAACGATTGCATTCAAAGGTTGAAAGAcgaacaaatgtttaaatacaacaagTTGCTACAGGATTTTGAAGATGTAAAGCTACGTTTTAGCTCAACGACGAAAGAAGTGGTATTGAGTGTCGATTTTGTTGTTCAAAAGTTTGAGGAGCATAACGCAGAATCTTTGAACGAGCGAATTTCCTCTGGGAAATTTCACAGTAAGCTCAATTACGAAAAAGATTCCGGATTAGTTATGTCCGATGAATTGATGAAAGATCTTTTTGCAAAACCGCTAGAAAATATCATCTCGtttattgaagaaaaacatgCCGAATGTTCTGCCAACAACTTAGATGTGCAGATGCTTCTCTTGACAGGTGGCTTTTCAGACTCCGACTACGTAAGAGACAATATCTTTATAGCAATGAAAGGGCGAAATGTTCGGGTCGTTCACTTTCAAGACGCTAAATGTTCGGTTATGTTTGGAGCGCTTAAGATGGGGATTTCACCTCAATCCGTCATAAAGAGGCGTTCGAGATATACATACGGATTCTACAAAAAGATACTGTTCGATGAGAAAATCCATCCGCAAGAATTGAAATGCGACCATGAAGGAATCACACAGTGTGATCGAGTATTTCACAAACTGATTGAAAAGGGACAAATTATTAGTTATGGTCAGGTGTTTTCGAGAGAATCGAAAACAGACTACAATAAAGAGAATCATAAAACGAGATTTACATCTCTTTGGAAGTCTGATAAAACTGATCCAAAGTACTGCACAAAGGAGGAACAATGCAGCGTTGTTGCAACCATTAAAATACAGCTTCCTAGGAGCGGGTGGCCCAGTGTTTTGCAGCATGAACAACAACTGATTGTATTGGAAAATGAATTTCAGTTGAAGTTTGTCAACAAGATTACGGGACAAGAGCACGAAATGCATGTTAACTTTGTATATTAG